One window of Psychrobacillus sp. FSL H8-0483 genomic DNA carries:
- a CDS encoding S-layer homology domain-containing protein, producing MRIRKFFVFFLTISFIFSIHTTITQAESIDQKFIDIHNNYWAKDEVTQLVGLEIINGYPDLHFRPSVDVSRGQAANLLTSALKLPDSPYQPIFTDISAKSSYLKGVMATYKAGIFNGKPDKTFGAGDTLTREQMASVIARAFELENTGEEISFKDDSKISASHKEGVTLLAQHKITTGKEDGTFDPKSGVNRGTFVVFLHRAMVATGKIEPLSDVTFNEAPTNGKLETVREVQNIVEVPLSTGYKTYIRSKNDLKYLGETTTEYGYATDTVYTYRVVNSKATLEITRRDFPNNDYLVFTSLINDSSTPIQLDLLMKTSNIESSKLISYDRYPIEKNEDDTFGYDPTTYPKGIVETKTVSNDVYQTMFSKLYRSKQLTLTYSDEAKSVTRDLKAEVDAFSDIQLGDAQLTVIPLKSLGSDIVDYWFMKSNELLFKTRASMDSWMLESAVNYRKRNSWYTADGPYNKMAVTVEPMPSSYNGFGRNLLMVKEDRILKLYEENKERYFENLLINSFVNLQVFKGDKTYWETEVTSTYLKSLYGITAPFVDTRFNEQIALFLYKSGKEFGHDNYNEALRNYANLLTTQKSKGNYIPVDGNSYYISDYFPVGQNVTTHTHSSMNHVLGGMNILLTAYNEFGDVKYLTTATSIQTAINKDKNLWIRPDHDIWYKVSPKREFVGRDYNHLTLEDLINSYTLWQDIDPSHLPFIKDLIVSKATYLDQNQLGYTTKIKEGFERLGMLDLLPSGPEYTDAN from the coding sequence TTGAGAATAAGAAAGTTTTTTGTATTTTTTCTAACAATATCCTTTATTTTCAGCATCCATACCACTATTACGCAAGCAGAGTCTATAGATCAAAAATTTATTGATATACATAATAATTATTGGGCCAAAGATGAAGTTACTCAATTAGTTGGTTTAGAAATTATTAATGGATATCCTGATTTACATTTTAGACCTTCTGTCGACGTATCACGTGGGCAAGCCGCGAATTTATTGACAAGTGCCTTAAAACTTCCCGATTCTCCCTACCAGCCCATTTTTACAGACATTAGTGCAAAATCTAGTTATTTAAAAGGGGTTATGGCCACGTATAAGGCAGGTATTTTTAACGGAAAACCAGACAAAACGTTTGGGGCTGGAGATACGTTAACTCGTGAGCAAATGGCTTCCGTTATTGCGAGAGCTTTTGAATTAGAAAATACAGGAGAAGAAATTTCCTTTAAAGATGATTCGAAGATTAGCGCGTCCCATAAAGAAGGTGTAACACTCCTTGCACAACACAAGATCACTACAGGTAAAGAAGATGGTACGTTCGATCCGAAATCAGGAGTTAACAGAGGAACATTTGTAGTGTTTTTACATCGTGCAATGGTAGCAACAGGAAAGATTGAGCCATTATCAGATGTTACTTTTAACGAAGCACCAACAAATGGCAAGTTGGAGACGGTTCGAGAAGTACAAAATATCGTTGAGGTCCCTCTATCTACTGGTTATAAAACATACATTCGCTCTAAAAACGATTTAAAATATTTAGGTGAAACAACTACTGAATACGGATATGCAACTGATACTGTATATACATATCGAGTGGTAAATTCAAAGGCAACTCTAGAAATTACAAGAAGAGATTTTCCAAATAATGACTATCTCGTTTTCACTAGTTTAATTAATGATTCCAGTACGCCTATTCAGCTTGACTTACTGATGAAAACATCAAATATTGAGAGTTCTAAGTTAATAAGTTATGACCGTTATCCAATAGAGAAAAATGAAGATGACACTTTTGGATACGACCCTACTACCTATCCCAAAGGTATTGTCGAAACTAAAACAGTATCAAACGATGTCTATCAAACTATGTTTAGTAAGCTATATCGTTCGAAGCAACTTACACTCACATATTCAGACGAAGCAAAGAGTGTAACAAGAGATCTTAAAGCAGAAGTTGATGCATTTTCCGATATTCAGCTTGGAGATGCACAACTCACGGTTATACCACTTAAATCTTTAGGTTCAGACATTGTCGATTATTGGTTTATGAAATCGAATGAACTTCTATTTAAAACAAGAGCTTCTATGGACAGTTGGATGCTGGAATCAGCGGTGAACTACCGCAAGCGAAACTCATGGTATACAGCAGATGGACCATATAATAAGATGGCTGTTACTGTCGAACCAATGCCTTCTTCGTACAATGGATTTGGTCGAAACTTACTGATGGTAAAAGAAGATCGTATATTGAAACTCTATGAAGAGAATAAAGAACGATATTTTGAGAATCTACTAATTAATTCATTTGTTAACCTTCAAGTTTTTAAAGGTGATAAGACTTATTGGGAGACGGAAGTAACTAGTACGTATTTAAAAAGTTTATATGGGATTACTGCACCTTTTGTAGATACTAGATTTAATGAGCAGATTGCTCTTTTCCTATATAAAAGTGGAAAAGAGTTTGGTCATGATAATTATAATGAAGCACTAAGAAATTATGCTAATCTATTAACTACTCAGAAAAGTAAAGGAAATTATATTCCAGTTGACGGTAATTCTTACTATATCTCTGACTACTTCCCTGTTGGGCAAAATGTCACTACTCATACTCATTCATCTATGAACCACGTACTTGGGGGGATGAATATTCTACTAACTGCTTATAACGAGTTTGGTGATGTTAAATATTTAACAACTGCTACTAGTATTCAAACAGCAATTAATAAAGATAAGAATTTGTGGATTCGACCAGATCATGATATATGGTACAAAGTTTCTCCGAAAAGAGAATTTGTTGGAAGAGACTATAATCATCTAACGCTGGAAGATTTAATAAACTCCTATACACTTTGGCAGGATATCGACCCAAGTCACTTACCATTTATTAAGGATTTAATTGTTTCAAAAGCTACGTATTTAGATCAAAATCAATTAGGGTACACAACTAAGATTAAAGAAGGCTTTGAACGACTAGGTATGCTGGATTTATTACCTAGTGGCCCGGAATATACGGACGCTAATTAA
- a CDS encoding N-acetylmuramoyl-L-alanine amidase, which translates to MRGFLKKMVIASLVLIAATSFSTKASANQIFSDVSTSDEGYQEIEYIYNKGIIKGYTVNGKQYYKPGEVLKRSQAAKMLVEASNQKPLIVSKSSFTDVKVGTEASGYIERAVKSGFLKGNSDGTFGINKPLTRDDMSIALAKAFNLSLTEFANKPIIFTDIAETSNIAKYVKAIYYNGLTQGDGNKYLPHNGVTRKHFALFVARGMEDSFKLEVGGITTPDSDQSIGKVIVTLTNDTLNVRTEPNTSSTIVGQVNNGDILEVYEKIGDWLKVDYQGELHYISSDFTAFLDINGQPIKESTGQVQITSAELNVRSKPLATSSVVGVLLLNEKVETYGLYDGWYLVKMNGVPGYINAKYTSSETDGPETPEEPGTPPPTGLGNLAGKVTVPSLNVRSGPGASYPNVGKLTKGMMVSVQSINGYWAKVKYAGGEGYTHKSYLKLLNQSGSVLKNRIILIDPGHGGTDPGSSSQGVTEKSVVIKVAKLVEQKLKSQGATVIMTRTGDTYPTLPDRVALSKSTFSEIYVSIHVNAINNASVTGTETFYNLTSNENGAESKVLATKIHSEIVKNANMVDRRIKEADFYVNRMVDIPSVLVELGFITNQADLNKLISDKFLEIYAQSIYNGIVDYYSAP; encoded by the coding sequence GTGAGAGGTTTTTTAAAAAAAATGGTTATTGCAAGTCTCGTGCTTATTGCGGCTACTTCGTTTTCTACTAAAGCGAGTGCAAATCAAATATTTTCGGATGTTTCTACTTCCGATGAAGGATATCAAGAAATTGAATACATATATAACAAAGGAATAATAAAAGGATATACAGTTAATGGTAAGCAATATTATAAGCCAGGCGAAGTATTAAAACGTTCTCAAGCAGCAAAAATGCTTGTGGAAGCTAGTAATCAAAAACCTTTAATCGTAAGCAAATCTAGTTTTACAGATGTTAAGGTGGGGACTGAAGCATCAGGCTACATAGAACGCGCTGTAAAGTCTGGTTTCTTAAAAGGAAATAGTGATGGAACTTTTGGAATTAATAAACCTTTAACAAGAGATGACATGAGTATTGCTTTAGCAAAAGCATTCAACTTGAGTCTAACAGAATTTGCAAATAAGCCAATTATCTTTACAGATATAGCGGAAACTAGCAATATTGCAAAGTATGTGAAAGCTATTTACTATAATGGACTTACGCAAGGGGACGGTAATAAGTATTTGCCTCATAATGGAGTTACACGTAAACATTTTGCACTTTTCGTAGCTCGTGGAATGGAAGATTCTTTTAAGCTAGAAGTAGGGGGGATAACTACCCCGGATAGCGATCAATCCATTGGAAAAGTAATCGTTACTCTAACTAATGATACATTAAATGTTCGAACTGAGCCAAATACATCTAGTACAATTGTTGGCCAAGTAAATAATGGTGACATTTTAGAAGTTTATGAAAAAATAGGCGATTGGTTGAAGGTAGATTATCAGGGAGAGTTACATTATATCAGCAGTGATTTTACAGCTTTCTTAGATATCAATGGACAACCTATTAAAGAATCTACTGGACAAGTTCAGATTACTTCTGCTGAGTTGAATGTAAGAAGTAAACCATTAGCGACTTCTAGTGTAGTTGGGGTGCTTCTCTTAAATGAAAAGGTAGAAACATACGGTTTATACGATGGATGGTACTTAGTAAAAATGAATGGAGTTCCAGGCTATATTAATGCTAAGTACACAAGTTCAGAAACAGACGGTCCTGAGACTCCAGAAGAACCTGGTACTCCACCACCGACTGGTTTAGGAAATCTAGCTGGTAAAGTAACAGTTCCTTCATTAAATGTTCGCAGTGGTCCAGGTGCTTCTTATCCAAATGTAGGAAAATTAACAAAAGGTATGATGGTTTCTGTACAAAGTATTAATGGTTATTGGGCGAAAGTGAAATATGCAGGTGGAGAAGGTTATACACACAAATCATATTTAAAGCTATTGAATCAATCAGGTAGTGTGTTGAAAAATAGAATTATATTGATAGATCCAGGCCACGGTGGTACAGATCCAGGATCTTCTAGTCAAGGAGTAACTGAAAAAAGCGTTGTTATTAAAGTTGCAAAACTGGTAGAGCAAAAGCTTAAAAGTCAAGGTGCCACAGTTATAATGACTAGAACAGGTGATACCTATCCAACACTTCCGGATCGTGTTGCTTTATCAAAATCAACTTTTTCAGAAATTTATGTAAGTATTCATGTAAACGCAATTAATAATGCTTCCGTAACTGGTACAGAGACGTTCTATAATCTGACATCAAATGAGAATGGAGCTGAAAGTAAAGTACTGGCTACTAAAATTCATTCTGAAATTGTTAAAAATGCAAATATGGTTGATCGCCGAATAAAAGAAGCGGATTTTTATGTTAATAGGATGGTAGATATACCATCTGTTTTAGTTGAACTAGGGTTTATTACAAACCAAGCAGATCTTAATAAATTGATTAGTGATAAGTTTTTAGAGATATATGCTCAATCTATTTATAACGGGATTGTAGATTATTATTCAGCTCCTTAA
- a CDS encoding C40 family peptidase — MFKKILKVCLLSSSILLINTTVAGAASPNEIKTQAHTYIGVPYLYGGTTSQGFDCSGFVQQVFQDLQIDIPRDTKSQYQLGTSVSKSDLEVGDLVFFNTTGKGVSHVGIYIGANQFISSATSKGVSVASINDPYYWGDKYIGAKRVEEVKSASIDMSIYASRAEVAQKLADTLKLSSTDSIIRYKDVKATSDYFHAINAVTEAKIFSGNEDGKFNPSKPMTRAHVAKVLVEAFDLKPGKGTFAFTDVESTHWASEYVQILAQNGITIGKPDGSYGLNDYVTHKQMKTFLERTK, encoded by the coding sequence ATGTTTAAAAAGATTTTGAAAGTTTGTTTACTTAGTTCTTCTATACTTTTAATAAATACTACAGTAGCTGGTGCTGCTTCTCCTAACGAAATTAAAACGCAAGCTCATACATACATAGGTGTTCCTTATTTATATGGAGGTACTACATCACAAGGATTTGATTGCTCCGGATTTGTACAACAGGTGTTTCAAGACTTACAGATAGATATTCCGAGAGATACAAAGTCCCAATATCAATTAGGTACTAGCGTTAGCAAAAGTGATTTAGAAGTAGGAGATTTAGTATTCTTTAATACAACTGGAAAAGGTGTTTCTCACGTAGGGATATATATTGGTGCTAACCAATTTATTAGTTCCGCTACTTCTAAGGGAGTAAGTGTTGCTTCTATAAATGATCCATACTATTGGGGAGATAAATACATAGGTGCTAAAAGAGTAGAAGAAGTGAAATCTGCATCGATCGATATGAGCATTTATGCAAGTCGAGCAGAAGTAGCACAGAAGCTTGCAGATACATTAAAACTATCAAGTACAGACAGCATCATTCGATACAAAGATGTGAAAGCGACATCTGACTATTTCCATGCAATTAATGCAGTAACGGAAGCTAAAATTTTCTCAGGTAATGAAGATGGGAAATTCAATCCTTCTAAGCCAATGACAAGAGCACATGTTGCAAAGGTATTAGTGGAAGCATTTGATCTAAAGCCAGGAAAGGGAACTTTTGCATTTACCGATGTTGAAAGTACACATTGGGCAAGCGAGTATGTGCAAATCCTAGCACAAAATGGAATTACAATTGGAAAACCAGACGGTTCTTATGGTCTTAACGATTACGTAACACATAAACAAATGAAAACATTCTTGGAAAGAACTAAATAA